The DNA window aatatacccacacacacatattactgtgactctaaatatacccccacacacacatattactgtgtctgtaaatatacccacacacacatattactgtgtctgtaaatatacccacacacacatattactgtgactctaaatatacccccacacacacacatattactgtgactctTTTATCTCTCACATCCTGTACTTGCCTCACTGTGCTGAAACTAGAGTCTCtcaatgtcattatttttcccttttctctctctctgtctcttcctctctcatctcctgtCTGTGGTCCAGTGTAAAGGTAAATTAATGTGTGTAGGATTTGTAATAACTGACCTATGTTATGAAAACTGTACTAACACtttggaatgaatgaatgtgtaacCATGGTTACTGTGCTagtcacagatgtgtgtgaaggagtgtgtttgtgtcgaCGCTTCACTAAGCGTGGTGGGAGCACTGGAGAGAGTGATGCGGAGGTGTGTCGGACCACATGGAGGGAGTGTCCTGTTCACACGAGACTCCGGAGGGACGTTTATCACCCGACAGGGACAACAAATTCTCACAGCACTGAACCTGGATCATCCCATGGCCAGGTACACACAACTCATGCACATAGAAACAAATTCTCACAGCACTGAACCTGGATCATCCCATGGCCAGGTACACACAACTCATGCACATAGAAACAAATTCTCACAGCACTGAACCTGGATCATCCCATGGCCAGGTACACACAACTCATGCACATAGAAACAAATTCTCACAGCACTGAAAGTGGATCATCCCATGGCCAGGTACACACAACTCATGCACATAGAAACAAATTCTCACAGCACTGAAAGTGGATCATCCCATGGCCAGGTACACACAACTCATGCACATAGAAACAAATTCTCACAGCACTGAAAGTGGATCATCCCATggccaggtacacacacataacacacaaaacatgctcaacacgcagcacacacacactcacacaaacacacaccctcccacacaaacaaaccaaactcagAATGCAACAtagacacattcatacacacacacacacacacacacagacacatacttatacacgcacatacactctcaACACTCtaaacacatagacatacacacgcgtgcacacacacatacactcccacACGAACAAACTCAGAACGCAACAtagacagatacatatacacatacatacatactcaacactaaacacatacacacgcatgcacacacacatgcaacacacaacaatcacacacaaacagacatactcAGACAAACTCATTatgcagatgcacacatactcaacacagaacacacacacactcacacaaacaaaacacacacattcttagaTCACTAAAACTAGACCACCCCTTAGTCgggtacacgcacacgcaaaacacacacacactcaacccacatcgcacacatacaaaacacacaggcaaactcataacacacacagacacatacaacatacccatacacacatgcacacacacacacacacacaaatacataaaaaaaacacactcacaaacaaaacacagatttaagacatgatttacatacacataaattcacaaaacacacatgcacgcacgcgcgcacacacacgcacacacagacacatacacatacacacacgcaggcgcgtgcacacacacacaccccatattCACAGTATACACGCAGAGCACTCACACTGAACAATAGATACACAGTGTATGATGTAGGCTGTTCATTAGTTACAGACACATGCTACATTCATGTGCACTTATAAAGTAAACATTAgaatgtaaacaaaatgtataaTGTAAACAAAATTCCAAGGTGCTGTATATTAATGTATGTCCTTTCTGTCTccacctctgtgtctgtgtatttgccttatgtgtctgtgtgtatatctgtagtGTATAGTTGTatgttaggtgtgtgtgtgttgtctctgtaaaacatattgtgttttgtgtgtatgtaatatgtattCTACTTGTGTGCTGTTTAGGATggtgctggagtgtgtgtgtacacactatCTGTTAACGGCAGACGGATCAAAGACATTCATCATTCTTCTCTCTACGCTGCTACAGAGAATCagagatgtcacacacacacaccgcaaaACATGCTTGGATTCCATGGCCGCTGCTCGACAACTGGCTCATCAGCtggtggagttcagcagggtggAGCTCGACGATGTTCTAGTCAGGAGCGTGTTCCCACACGCGTCCTCTCTGTTCCGCTCGCAGGGTGGGGCTGTGGAGCGCGGGGCACTGCAGAGGTTGATCAGTGGGTATGTGGCAGGGAGACTGGGCTCAGGCCAGGCTGAGTTACTGACAGGTCTCCTCTGTGATCTCTACCTCAAAACAACCTGTGGAGCAAGCACAGTCCAGCCAATCCAGTTTCTCCACTCACAGTTCTCTCTGCTGCACACGCTCGTGCCAGGTCTGTCCATTGGCCAGTCCCTTGTGTTGGAGGGGCTGGTCCTAAGCAGGGATTGGTCAGTatggaaagaaaaggaggagccAGTGAGAGCTCTTATGTTGTGTGAGAGTATGGGTATGGTCGCCAGtggcgtgagtgtgtgtgcccatCAAGACTGGGCACAAAGAGCAGAGTTTATGTTGGAGCAGGTGTGGGAGCGTTTGATGAGCCTACAGGTGCATGTGCTGCTGTCGACAGTGCGACAGCCACAGTGTGTGCTACAGTGGGCGGAGCTTAATGACACTGCTGTGGTAGAGTGTGTTGACCCCACTGAGCTTGACCTCATCTGGCAAATAAGTGGTGCTCACGCTGTCACCCATCAGGCTTTGGGGCGAATCGTCACGGTAACCTTCTGCAAACGGTTGCAGGTTGGTGGGTGCAGGTACGCCCACGTCGGGCTCCACCCGGCCGCACCagtacacgcacatacactgcTGCTGTGTGCACCCACACCAGGACTgcttcagcagtgtgtgtgtgtgtgtgagggagctCTCACAATGCTGCAGCGAGTTTGCCAGCCGCTTTTAAGACAAACACTCCCTCCTCATCAGACACGAAACAGCGACGTCTGTCAAACCCCTGTTCTCAACCACTCACAGAACACTTCCCCTGTTCTCGACCACTCACAGAACTCTTCCCCTGTTCTCGACCACTCACAGAACTCTTCCCCTGTTCTCAAGCACTCACAGAACACTCCCCCTGTTCCCGCCCAGTCAGACTCTGGCGGCCCAGTGGTTTGTGCAGTGCTGCCTGTAGGTGGCATGTTTGAGTTGCTGTTGCATGATGCTCTGTCGCACGCCAGTTACCATGGTTACACAGAGAGTTGCAGGCTGCTGGCTGAAGCTCTGCTGAGCGTGCCCAGAACTCTGGGTTTGCACAAACCCCACCTGCAAACATTGCCTCGTTCCCTTTGTAACCAAAGGCAGCAGAGTGCTGTGGGGTCAGGCGGGTCAGAGTTCAGGTCAAGCCTGGTGTGTGTAGAGTCTGTGAGCTGTAAACAGCAGTTGGTTGTGTCTGTATTAGAGTGTGCAGTCAGGAtgctgtgtgttagtgctgtgttACACACTGCgccccacacacgcacacatacacacttacgtTCagtcacatactcacacacagacaaaaaaacacaccgaACTATTTCacacaaagaggaggaggaagaagaggacagAAACCTCTGATCAGTATTGTCTCATCTCTAAATTCTTTATAAAATGATTGTCTTAATGgtcaaaaagcaaataaaaatgatgatCAGGGAAAACGTACCATCGGGCTtctttctgttcacactgtcattaACACTACCCCTGAGTCCTAACCCTCTACATACAAACATCACAGTCATAATTAAACTAACCAACAATTTTCATCACATGATCTCCAGTCTCGATGAGGTAA is part of the Chanos chanos chromosome 13, fChaCha1.1, whole genome shotgun sequence genome and encodes:
- the bbs10 gene encoding BBSome complex assembly protein BBS10, with translation MCVKECVCVDASLSVVGALERVMRRCVGPHGGSVLFTRDSGGTFITRQGQQILTALNLDHPMARMVLECVCTHYLLTADGSKTFIILLSTLLQRIRDVTHTHRKTCLDSMAAARQLAHQLVEFSRVELDDVLVRSVFPHASSLFRSQGGAVERGALQRLISGYVAGRLGSGQAELLTGLLCDLYLKTTCGASTVQPIQFLHSQFSLLHTLVPGLSIGQSLVLEGLVLSRDWSVWKEKEEPVRALMLCESMGMVASGVSVCAHQDWAQRAEFMLEQVWERLMSLQVHVLLSTVRQPQCVLQWAELNDTAVVECVDPTELDLIWQISGAHAVTHQALGRIVTVTFCKRLQVGGCRYAHVGLHPAAPVHAHTLLLCAPTPGLLQQCVCVCEGALTMLQRVCQPLLRQTLPPHQTRNSDVCQTPVLNHSQNTSPVLDHSQNSSPVLDHSQNSSPVLKHSQNTPPVPAQSDSGGPVVCAVLPVGGMFELLLHDALSHASYHGYTESCRLLAEALLSVPRTLGLHKPHLQTLPRSLCNQRQQSAVGSGGSEFRSSLVCVESVSCKQQLVVSVLECAVRMLCVSAVLHTAVTYSP